The following proteins are encoded in a genomic region of Glycine soja cultivar W05 chromosome 17, ASM419377v2, whole genome shotgun sequence:
- the LOC114392801 gene encoding uncharacterized protein LOC114392801 isoform X1, protein MYRFCFRTRPLLRNFSSSRKPIINSTLENSQIAPPPILDNRRTLSPVHSKSLSRTSVVALSAAAISAVVASAALLSDSDRGGGGTNPLHEGAERAARKAADSFDRIFHHAKRTGVAAAVLWQSLRSVLSSANHEVRSGFEIRVAALLADIAAANSARRAAIVGAGGGAVVDWLLESVAAAKDGGGTQAEYARALAYLIADPNVSAAVLGRPHAVPSLLRFIFSCQPRRSKNTKQHSRRGAFDISDSLKGRSMLVAAIMDIVTSSCENAEEVSFKPSLPENAETRDIAAALEVIEEGGLHLDEPPEGEDDGGGSGRKGIGIKILDGKPVLGLSRTSNDACHEELKHQSPKTLIYQNKYDNSLEQKNVSAAVVPGLWDDLHCEHVAVPFATWALANWATASQLNRSHIQELDRDGNAIMSALIAPERSVKWHASLVVRLLLEDRNTPLNESVSDWASSLLSTISQACKHEDISLAQVALSAFLLSVERSPGVQKVVMEKGLNPMRDIAKQMTKHKQVQEPMAKALELLCTGELHLSLEESQKWSGILLPWVFGTFSSDTIRSSAIKILSQILEDYGPTCVPLSQGWLAMMLSEVQSSIKKSNDKGTSQPKSDNVKTLINNANIASAAQVANQLSSAVVNLAAKQLRNASNSGDASPLADFLSMEPLAGPFKSLKRDNLPKLDAADSALATLKGIKALTEVCAEDSVCQDMIVDFGILCLLRRFLLSDDYEKLAAIEAYDASSRAHEGKERISNVDGEPATPNVNDPASVRVPPTAHIRKHAARLLTILSLLPRVKKVITADETWCKWLDDCANGRIPGCSDLKMQSYARAALLNMFCNDQPNRKSESGSGGPSDGGVPNYRNSCPRYDDMIFLINSHLPHWKCPKETDQQEAFSEEISLFTSTEMGDGTESVNDSNGSISNDSTKSSPDADCPPLDIVFVHGLRGGPYKTWRIAEEKSSTLSPLVEKIDEEAGKLGTFWPGEWLSGDFPEARMFTLKYKTNLTQWSGASLPLQEVSSMLLEKLLAAGIGNRPVVFVTHSMGGLVVKQILHKAKEERFDNLVKNTIGIIFYSCPHFGSKLADMPWRMGFVLRPAPTIGELRSGSSRLIELNDYIRHLHKKGLLDVLSFCETKVTPIVEGYGGWAFRTEIVPIESAYPGFGELVVLESTDHINSCKPVSRLDPSYTETLKFLQKLKACHA, encoded by the exons atgtatCGGTTCTGTTTCAGAACCCGACCCCTTCTTCGCAActtttcttcttcaagaaaaCCTATCATCAATTCAACTTTAGAAAATTCCCAAATTGCCCCTCCGCCAATCCTCGATAACCGCCGCACGCTCTCTCCCGTTCATTCCAAATCTCTCTCTCGCACCTCTGTCGTCGCTCTCTCCGCTGCCGCTATCTCCGCCGTAGTCGCCTCCGCCGCGCTCCTCTCCGATTCCGATCGCGGCGGAGGAGGCACGAATCCTCTGCACGAGGGCGCGGAGCGCGCCGCGCGCAAGGCGGCGGACTCCTTCGACCGGATTTTCCACCACGCGAAGCGCACCGGCGTCGCCGCCGCGGTCCTCTGGCAGTCGCTGCGCTCGGTGCTATCCTCGGCGAACCACGAGGTCCGCTCCGGCTTCGAGATTCGCGTCGCGGCGCTTCTCGCTGACATCGCCGCCGCGAACTCCGCCCGCAGGGCCGCGATCGTCGGGGCAGGAGGCGGCGCCGTCGTGGACTGGCTGCTGGAGTCGGTGGCGGCGGCGAAGGACGGCGGCGGCACCCAGGCGGAGTACGCGAGGGCGCTGGCGTATCTGATTGCGGACCCTAACGTGTCTGCGGCGGTTCTTGGGAGACCTCACGCGGTTCCGAGTCTTCTGAGGTTCATCTTCTCGTGCCAGCCTCGGCGTTCTAAGAATACGAAG CAGCATTCAAGACGTGGTGCATTTGATATTTCGGATTCTTTGAAAGGCAGGAGCATGCTTGTTGCTGCCATTATGGATATCGTTACGTCCAGCTGTGAAAATGCAGAAGAGGTATCTTTTAAGCCATCATTGCCTGAAAATGCTGAAACCAGAGACATTGCTGCAGCCCTAGAAGTTATTGAGGAAGGAGGTTTGCACTTGGATGAGCCACCTGAAGGTGAAGATGATGGTGGTGGGTCGGGAAGGAAAGGGATTGGAATCAAGATACTTGATGGTAAACCTGTTTTAGGGCTTTCAAGGACCAGCAATGATGCCTGTCACGAAGAACTAAAGCACCAATCTCCTAAAACTCTCATATATCAAAATAAGTATGACAATTCGCTGGAACAAAAGAATGTGTCTGCTGCTGTTGTTCCTGGTCTCTGGGATGATTTGCACTGTGAACATGTTGCTGTTCCTTTTGCCACCTGGGCATTGGCAAATTGGGCAACGGCATCACAGTTGAATAGATCTCATATTCAGGAACTGGATCGAGATGGAAATGCTATCATGTCTGCTTTAATAGCACCTGAGAGGTCTGTAAAATGGCATGCAAGTTTGGTGGTGCGGTTGCTATTAGAAGATCGCAATACACCTTTGAATGAATCTGTTTCTGATTGGGCTTCCAGTCTTCTTTCTACTATATCTCAAGCATGCAAGCATGAAGATATTTCTTTGGCTCAGGTAGCCTTGTCTGCCTTTCTCTTATCTGTTGAAAGGAGCCCTGGAGTCCAGAAGGTAGTGATGGAGAAGGGTCTCAATCCAATGAGAGACATCGCCAAGCAGATGACAAAGCATAAGCAGGTGCAAGAACCAATGGCAAAGGCATTGGAGCTACTTTGTACTGGGGAGCTGCATTTGTCACTTGAAGAGAGTCAAAAATGGTCAGGCATTcttcttccttgggtttttggAACATTTTCCTCCGATACTATACGATCTTCAGCCATAAAGATTCTTTCTCAGATCTTGGAAGACTATGGACCAACATGTGTACCACTTTCTCAAGGATGGTTAGCCATGATGCTGTCTGAAGTACAAAGTTCTATAAAGAAATCAAATGATAAAGGAACCAGTCAACCTAAGAGTGATAATGTAAAg ACATTGATCAATAATGCAAATATTGCTTCTGCTGCACAAGTTGCCAATCAACTCTCTAGTGCCGTTGTTAATCTGGCAGCTAAACAATTGAGAAATGCATCTAATTCTGGGGATGCATCCCCACTGGCAGATTTTCTGTCTATGGAACCTTTAGCAGGAccatttaaaagtttaaaaagagATAATCTTCCTAAATTGGATGCTGCAGATTCTGCCTTGGCAACCCTGAAAGGAATTAAAGCTTTGACTGAAGTTTGTGCTGAAGATTCTGTGTGTCAGGACATGATAGTTGACTTTGGGATTTTATGTTTGCTGAGGCGCTTTTTGCTGAGTGATGATTATGAGAAACTGGCTGCTATTGAGGCTTATGATGCATCATCTAGAGCACATGAGGGGAAGGAACGGATATCAAATGTAGATGGGGAACCGGCTACACCAAATGTAAATGATCCAGCCAGTGTCCGAGTTCCTCCTACTGCTCATATCCGCAAGCATGCAGCTCGGTTGTTGACCATCCTCTCACTGCTTCCCAGAGTCAAGAAGGTAATCACAGCTGATGAAACTTGGTGCAAATGGCTTGATGATTGTGCTAATGGGCGGATTCCAGGTTGCAGTGACCTTAAAATGCAAAGCTATGCCAGGGCAGcacttttaaatatgttttgcaATGACCAGCCTAATCGAAAATCTGAAAGTGGAAGTGGAGGCCCTTCTGATGGTGGTGTACCAAATTATAGGAACTCTTGTCCTCGTTATGATGACATGATATTCTTGATAAATTCTCATCTTCCCCACTGGAAATGTCCCAAAGAAACAGATCAACAAGAAGCTTTCTCAGAGGAGATATCTCTGTTTACTTCTACTGAAATGGGGGATGGAACAGAATCTGTGAATGACAGCAACGGTTCTATTTCTAATGATTCAACTAAAAGCAGCCCAGATGCAGATTGTCCTCCACTAGACATAGTTTTTGTCCATGGACTACGAGGTGGGCCTTACAAAACTTGGCGTATAGCTGAGGAGAAATCCTCAACTTTATCACCTTTGGTGGAGAAGATTGATGAGGAAGCAGGAAAGCTTGGAACCTTTTGGCCTGGTGAATGGCTTTCCGGTGATTTTCCTGAGGCTCGGATGTttaccctaaaatacaag ACTAATCTCACACAATGGTCTGGAGCTAGCTTGCCTCTTCAG GAAGTTAGCTCTATGCTGTTGGAGAAGCTTCTTGCTGCAGGAATTGGGAATCGACCTGTTGTTTTTGTTACTCACAG TATGGGTGGCCTGGTTGTGAAGCAGATTCTTCATAAAGCAAAGGAAGAAAGATTTGATAATCTCGTGAAAAATACAATAGGAATT ATTTTTTATAGCTGCCCACATTTTGGTAGCAAACTTGCAGATATGCCTTGGCGAATGGGCTTTGTTCTTCGTCCTGCTCCAACA ATAGGAGAGCTAagaagtggatcttcaagactGATAGAGCTTAATGACTATATTCGTCACCTTCATAAGAAAGGGTTGCTTGATGTCCTCAGCTTTTGTGAG ACCAAGGTAACTCCAATAGTTGAAGGTTATGGTGGATGGGCCTTTCGAACTGAAATTGTACCAATTGAGTCAGCATATCCTGGATTTGGGGAATTAGTT GTATTGGAGTCAACAGATCATATAAATTCTTGTAAACCAGTGAGCCGTTTAGACCCTTCTTATACGGAGACATTAAAGTTCTTGCAGAAATTAAAAGCATGTCATGCCTGA
- the LOC114392801 gene encoding uncharacterized protein LOC114392801 isoform X3: MYRFCFRTRPLLRNFSSSRKPIINSTLENSQIAPPPILDNRRTLSPVHSKSLSRTSVVALSAAAISAVVASAALLSDSDRGGGGTNPLHEGAERAARKAADSFDRIFHHAKRTGVAAAVLWQSLRSVLSSANHEVRSGFEIRVAALLADIAAANSARRAAIVGAGGGAVVDWLLESVAAAKDGGGTQAEYARALAYLIADPNVSAAVLGRPHAVPSLLRFIFSCQPRRSKNTKQHSRRGAFDISDSLKGRSMLVAAIMDIVTSSCENAEEVSFKPSLPENAETRDIAAALEVIEEGGLHLDEPPEGEDDGGGSGRKGIGIKILDGKPVLGLSRTSNDACHEELKHQSPKTLIYQNKYDNSLEQKNVSAAVVPGLWDDLHCEHVAVPFATWALANWATASQLNRSHIQELDRDGNAIMSALIAPERSVKWHASLVVRLLLEDRNTPLNESVSDWASSLLSTISQACKHEDISLAQVALSAFLLSVERSPGVQKVVMEKGLNPMRDIAKQMTKHKQVQEPMAKALELLCTGELHLSLEESQKWSGILLPWVFGTFSSDTIRSSAIKILSQILEDYGPTCVPLSQGWLAMMLSEVQSSIKKSNDKGTSQPKSDNVKTLINNANIASAAQVANQLSSAVVNLAAKQLRNASNSGDASPLADFLSMEPLAGPFKSLKRDNLPKLDAADSALATLKGIKALTEVCAEDSVCQDMIVDFGILCLLRRFLLSDDYEKLAAIEAYDASSRAHEGKERISNVDGEPATPNVNDPASVRVPPTAHIRKHAARLLTILSLLPRVKKVITADETWCKWLDDCANGRIPGCSDLKMQSYARAALLNMFCNDQPNRKSESGSGGPSDGGVPNYRNSCPRYDDMIFLINSHLPHWKCPKETDQQEAFSEEISLFTSTEMGDGTESVNDSNGSISNDSTKSSPDADCPPLDIVFVHGLRGGPYKTWRIAEEKSSTLSPLVEKIDEEAGKLGTFWPGEWLSGDFPEARMFTLKYKTNLTQWSGASLPLQEVSSMLLEKLLAAGIGNRPVVFVTHSMGGLVVKQILHKAKEERFDNLVKNTIGIIFYSCPHFGSKLADMPWRMGFVLRPAPTIGELRSGSSRLIELNDYIRHLHKKGLLDVLSFCEVLESTDHINSCKPVSRLDPSYTETLKFLQKLKACHA, translated from the exons atgtatCGGTTCTGTTTCAGAACCCGACCCCTTCTTCGCAActtttcttcttcaagaaaaCCTATCATCAATTCAACTTTAGAAAATTCCCAAATTGCCCCTCCGCCAATCCTCGATAACCGCCGCACGCTCTCTCCCGTTCATTCCAAATCTCTCTCTCGCACCTCTGTCGTCGCTCTCTCCGCTGCCGCTATCTCCGCCGTAGTCGCCTCCGCCGCGCTCCTCTCCGATTCCGATCGCGGCGGAGGAGGCACGAATCCTCTGCACGAGGGCGCGGAGCGCGCCGCGCGCAAGGCGGCGGACTCCTTCGACCGGATTTTCCACCACGCGAAGCGCACCGGCGTCGCCGCCGCGGTCCTCTGGCAGTCGCTGCGCTCGGTGCTATCCTCGGCGAACCACGAGGTCCGCTCCGGCTTCGAGATTCGCGTCGCGGCGCTTCTCGCTGACATCGCCGCCGCGAACTCCGCCCGCAGGGCCGCGATCGTCGGGGCAGGAGGCGGCGCCGTCGTGGACTGGCTGCTGGAGTCGGTGGCGGCGGCGAAGGACGGCGGCGGCACCCAGGCGGAGTACGCGAGGGCGCTGGCGTATCTGATTGCGGACCCTAACGTGTCTGCGGCGGTTCTTGGGAGACCTCACGCGGTTCCGAGTCTTCTGAGGTTCATCTTCTCGTGCCAGCCTCGGCGTTCTAAGAATACGAAG CAGCATTCAAGACGTGGTGCATTTGATATTTCGGATTCTTTGAAAGGCAGGAGCATGCTTGTTGCTGCCATTATGGATATCGTTACGTCCAGCTGTGAAAATGCAGAAGAGGTATCTTTTAAGCCATCATTGCCTGAAAATGCTGAAACCAGAGACATTGCTGCAGCCCTAGAAGTTATTGAGGAAGGAGGTTTGCACTTGGATGAGCCACCTGAAGGTGAAGATGATGGTGGTGGGTCGGGAAGGAAAGGGATTGGAATCAAGATACTTGATGGTAAACCTGTTTTAGGGCTTTCAAGGACCAGCAATGATGCCTGTCACGAAGAACTAAAGCACCAATCTCCTAAAACTCTCATATATCAAAATAAGTATGACAATTCGCTGGAACAAAAGAATGTGTCTGCTGCTGTTGTTCCTGGTCTCTGGGATGATTTGCACTGTGAACATGTTGCTGTTCCTTTTGCCACCTGGGCATTGGCAAATTGGGCAACGGCATCACAGTTGAATAGATCTCATATTCAGGAACTGGATCGAGATGGAAATGCTATCATGTCTGCTTTAATAGCACCTGAGAGGTCTGTAAAATGGCATGCAAGTTTGGTGGTGCGGTTGCTATTAGAAGATCGCAATACACCTTTGAATGAATCTGTTTCTGATTGGGCTTCCAGTCTTCTTTCTACTATATCTCAAGCATGCAAGCATGAAGATATTTCTTTGGCTCAGGTAGCCTTGTCTGCCTTTCTCTTATCTGTTGAAAGGAGCCCTGGAGTCCAGAAGGTAGTGATGGAGAAGGGTCTCAATCCAATGAGAGACATCGCCAAGCAGATGACAAAGCATAAGCAGGTGCAAGAACCAATGGCAAAGGCATTGGAGCTACTTTGTACTGGGGAGCTGCATTTGTCACTTGAAGAGAGTCAAAAATGGTCAGGCATTcttcttccttgggtttttggAACATTTTCCTCCGATACTATACGATCTTCAGCCATAAAGATTCTTTCTCAGATCTTGGAAGACTATGGACCAACATGTGTACCACTTTCTCAAGGATGGTTAGCCATGATGCTGTCTGAAGTACAAAGTTCTATAAAGAAATCAAATGATAAAGGAACCAGTCAACCTAAGAGTGATAATGTAAAg ACATTGATCAATAATGCAAATATTGCTTCTGCTGCACAAGTTGCCAATCAACTCTCTAGTGCCGTTGTTAATCTGGCAGCTAAACAATTGAGAAATGCATCTAATTCTGGGGATGCATCCCCACTGGCAGATTTTCTGTCTATGGAACCTTTAGCAGGAccatttaaaagtttaaaaagagATAATCTTCCTAAATTGGATGCTGCAGATTCTGCCTTGGCAACCCTGAAAGGAATTAAAGCTTTGACTGAAGTTTGTGCTGAAGATTCTGTGTGTCAGGACATGATAGTTGACTTTGGGATTTTATGTTTGCTGAGGCGCTTTTTGCTGAGTGATGATTATGAGAAACTGGCTGCTATTGAGGCTTATGATGCATCATCTAGAGCACATGAGGGGAAGGAACGGATATCAAATGTAGATGGGGAACCGGCTACACCAAATGTAAATGATCCAGCCAGTGTCCGAGTTCCTCCTACTGCTCATATCCGCAAGCATGCAGCTCGGTTGTTGACCATCCTCTCACTGCTTCCCAGAGTCAAGAAGGTAATCACAGCTGATGAAACTTGGTGCAAATGGCTTGATGATTGTGCTAATGGGCGGATTCCAGGTTGCAGTGACCTTAAAATGCAAAGCTATGCCAGGGCAGcacttttaaatatgttttgcaATGACCAGCCTAATCGAAAATCTGAAAGTGGAAGTGGAGGCCCTTCTGATGGTGGTGTACCAAATTATAGGAACTCTTGTCCTCGTTATGATGACATGATATTCTTGATAAATTCTCATCTTCCCCACTGGAAATGTCCCAAAGAAACAGATCAACAAGAAGCTTTCTCAGAGGAGATATCTCTGTTTACTTCTACTGAAATGGGGGATGGAACAGAATCTGTGAATGACAGCAACGGTTCTATTTCTAATGATTCAACTAAAAGCAGCCCAGATGCAGATTGTCCTCCACTAGACATAGTTTTTGTCCATGGACTACGAGGTGGGCCTTACAAAACTTGGCGTATAGCTGAGGAGAAATCCTCAACTTTATCACCTTTGGTGGAGAAGATTGATGAGGAAGCAGGAAAGCTTGGAACCTTTTGGCCTGGTGAATGGCTTTCCGGTGATTTTCCTGAGGCTCGGATGTttaccctaaaatacaag ACTAATCTCACACAATGGTCTGGAGCTAGCTTGCCTCTTCAG GAAGTTAGCTCTATGCTGTTGGAGAAGCTTCTTGCTGCAGGAATTGGGAATCGACCTGTTGTTTTTGTTACTCACAG TATGGGTGGCCTGGTTGTGAAGCAGATTCTTCATAAAGCAAAGGAAGAAAGATTTGATAATCTCGTGAAAAATACAATAGGAATT ATTTTTTATAGCTGCCCACATTTTGGTAGCAAACTTGCAGATATGCCTTGGCGAATGGGCTTTGTTCTTCGTCCTGCTCCAACA ATAGGAGAGCTAagaagtggatcttcaagactGATAGAGCTTAATGACTATATTCGTCACCTTCATAAGAAAGGGTTGCTTGATGTCCTCAGCTTTTGTGAG GTATTGGAGTCAACAGATCATATAAATTCTTGTAAACCAGTGAGCCGTTTAGACCCTTCTTATACGGAGACATTAAAGTTCTTGCAGAAATTAAAAGCATGTCATGCCTGA
- the LOC114392801 gene encoding uncharacterized protein LOC114392801 isoform X2, which translates to MYRFCFRTRPLLRNFSSSRKPIINSTLENSQIAPPPILDNRRTLSPVHSKSLSRTSVVALSAAAISAVVASAALLSDSDRGGGGTNPLHEGAERAARKAADSFDRIFHHAKRTGVAAAVLWQSLRSVLSSANHEVRSGFEIRVAALLADIAAANSARRAAIVGAGGGAVVDWLLESVAAAKDGGGTQAEYARALAYLIADPNVSAAVLGRPHAVPSLLRFIFSCQPRRSKNTKHSRRGAFDISDSLKGRSMLVAAIMDIVTSSCENAEEVSFKPSLPENAETRDIAAALEVIEEGGLHLDEPPEGEDDGGGSGRKGIGIKILDGKPVLGLSRTSNDACHEELKHQSPKTLIYQNKYDNSLEQKNVSAAVVPGLWDDLHCEHVAVPFATWALANWATASQLNRSHIQELDRDGNAIMSALIAPERSVKWHASLVVRLLLEDRNTPLNESVSDWASSLLSTISQACKHEDISLAQVALSAFLLSVERSPGVQKVVMEKGLNPMRDIAKQMTKHKQVQEPMAKALELLCTGELHLSLEESQKWSGILLPWVFGTFSSDTIRSSAIKILSQILEDYGPTCVPLSQGWLAMMLSEVQSSIKKSNDKGTSQPKSDNVKTLINNANIASAAQVANQLSSAVVNLAAKQLRNASNSGDASPLADFLSMEPLAGPFKSLKRDNLPKLDAADSALATLKGIKALTEVCAEDSVCQDMIVDFGILCLLRRFLLSDDYEKLAAIEAYDASSRAHEGKERISNVDGEPATPNVNDPASVRVPPTAHIRKHAARLLTILSLLPRVKKVITADETWCKWLDDCANGRIPGCSDLKMQSYARAALLNMFCNDQPNRKSESGSGGPSDGGVPNYRNSCPRYDDMIFLINSHLPHWKCPKETDQQEAFSEEISLFTSTEMGDGTESVNDSNGSISNDSTKSSPDADCPPLDIVFVHGLRGGPYKTWRIAEEKSSTLSPLVEKIDEEAGKLGTFWPGEWLSGDFPEARMFTLKYKTNLTQWSGASLPLQEVSSMLLEKLLAAGIGNRPVVFVTHSMGGLVVKQILHKAKEERFDNLVKNTIGIIFYSCPHFGSKLADMPWRMGFVLRPAPTIGELRSGSSRLIELNDYIRHLHKKGLLDVLSFCETKVTPIVEGYGGWAFRTEIVPIESAYPGFGELVVLESTDHINSCKPVSRLDPSYTETLKFLQKLKACHA; encoded by the exons atgtatCGGTTCTGTTTCAGAACCCGACCCCTTCTTCGCAActtttcttcttcaagaaaaCCTATCATCAATTCAACTTTAGAAAATTCCCAAATTGCCCCTCCGCCAATCCTCGATAACCGCCGCACGCTCTCTCCCGTTCATTCCAAATCTCTCTCTCGCACCTCTGTCGTCGCTCTCTCCGCTGCCGCTATCTCCGCCGTAGTCGCCTCCGCCGCGCTCCTCTCCGATTCCGATCGCGGCGGAGGAGGCACGAATCCTCTGCACGAGGGCGCGGAGCGCGCCGCGCGCAAGGCGGCGGACTCCTTCGACCGGATTTTCCACCACGCGAAGCGCACCGGCGTCGCCGCCGCGGTCCTCTGGCAGTCGCTGCGCTCGGTGCTATCCTCGGCGAACCACGAGGTCCGCTCCGGCTTCGAGATTCGCGTCGCGGCGCTTCTCGCTGACATCGCCGCCGCGAACTCCGCCCGCAGGGCCGCGATCGTCGGGGCAGGAGGCGGCGCCGTCGTGGACTGGCTGCTGGAGTCGGTGGCGGCGGCGAAGGACGGCGGCGGCACCCAGGCGGAGTACGCGAGGGCGCTGGCGTATCTGATTGCGGACCCTAACGTGTCTGCGGCGGTTCTTGGGAGACCTCACGCGGTTCCGAGTCTTCTGAGGTTCATCTTCTCGTGCCAGCCTCGGCGTTCTAAGAATACGAAG CATTCAAGACGTGGTGCATTTGATATTTCGGATTCTTTGAAAGGCAGGAGCATGCTTGTTGCTGCCATTATGGATATCGTTACGTCCAGCTGTGAAAATGCAGAAGAGGTATCTTTTAAGCCATCATTGCCTGAAAATGCTGAAACCAGAGACATTGCTGCAGCCCTAGAAGTTATTGAGGAAGGAGGTTTGCACTTGGATGAGCCACCTGAAGGTGAAGATGATGGTGGTGGGTCGGGAAGGAAAGGGATTGGAATCAAGATACTTGATGGTAAACCTGTTTTAGGGCTTTCAAGGACCAGCAATGATGCCTGTCACGAAGAACTAAAGCACCAATCTCCTAAAACTCTCATATATCAAAATAAGTATGACAATTCGCTGGAACAAAAGAATGTGTCTGCTGCTGTTGTTCCTGGTCTCTGGGATGATTTGCACTGTGAACATGTTGCTGTTCCTTTTGCCACCTGGGCATTGGCAAATTGGGCAACGGCATCACAGTTGAATAGATCTCATATTCAGGAACTGGATCGAGATGGAAATGCTATCATGTCTGCTTTAATAGCACCTGAGAGGTCTGTAAAATGGCATGCAAGTTTGGTGGTGCGGTTGCTATTAGAAGATCGCAATACACCTTTGAATGAATCTGTTTCTGATTGGGCTTCCAGTCTTCTTTCTACTATATCTCAAGCATGCAAGCATGAAGATATTTCTTTGGCTCAGGTAGCCTTGTCTGCCTTTCTCTTATCTGTTGAAAGGAGCCCTGGAGTCCAGAAGGTAGTGATGGAGAAGGGTCTCAATCCAATGAGAGACATCGCCAAGCAGATGACAAAGCATAAGCAGGTGCAAGAACCAATGGCAAAGGCATTGGAGCTACTTTGTACTGGGGAGCTGCATTTGTCACTTGAAGAGAGTCAAAAATGGTCAGGCATTcttcttccttgggtttttggAACATTTTCCTCCGATACTATACGATCTTCAGCCATAAAGATTCTTTCTCAGATCTTGGAAGACTATGGACCAACATGTGTACCACTTTCTCAAGGATGGTTAGCCATGATGCTGTCTGAAGTACAAAGTTCTATAAAGAAATCAAATGATAAAGGAACCAGTCAACCTAAGAGTGATAATGTAAAg ACATTGATCAATAATGCAAATATTGCTTCTGCTGCACAAGTTGCCAATCAACTCTCTAGTGCCGTTGTTAATCTGGCAGCTAAACAATTGAGAAATGCATCTAATTCTGGGGATGCATCCCCACTGGCAGATTTTCTGTCTATGGAACCTTTAGCAGGAccatttaaaagtttaaaaagagATAATCTTCCTAAATTGGATGCTGCAGATTCTGCCTTGGCAACCCTGAAAGGAATTAAAGCTTTGACTGAAGTTTGTGCTGAAGATTCTGTGTGTCAGGACATGATAGTTGACTTTGGGATTTTATGTTTGCTGAGGCGCTTTTTGCTGAGTGATGATTATGAGAAACTGGCTGCTATTGAGGCTTATGATGCATCATCTAGAGCACATGAGGGGAAGGAACGGATATCAAATGTAGATGGGGAACCGGCTACACCAAATGTAAATGATCCAGCCAGTGTCCGAGTTCCTCCTACTGCTCATATCCGCAAGCATGCAGCTCGGTTGTTGACCATCCTCTCACTGCTTCCCAGAGTCAAGAAGGTAATCACAGCTGATGAAACTTGGTGCAAATGGCTTGATGATTGTGCTAATGGGCGGATTCCAGGTTGCAGTGACCTTAAAATGCAAAGCTATGCCAGGGCAGcacttttaaatatgttttgcaATGACCAGCCTAATCGAAAATCTGAAAGTGGAAGTGGAGGCCCTTCTGATGGTGGTGTACCAAATTATAGGAACTCTTGTCCTCGTTATGATGACATGATATTCTTGATAAATTCTCATCTTCCCCACTGGAAATGTCCCAAAGAAACAGATCAACAAGAAGCTTTCTCAGAGGAGATATCTCTGTTTACTTCTACTGAAATGGGGGATGGAACAGAATCTGTGAATGACAGCAACGGTTCTATTTCTAATGATTCAACTAAAAGCAGCCCAGATGCAGATTGTCCTCCACTAGACATAGTTTTTGTCCATGGACTACGAGGTGGGCCTTACAAAACTTGGCGTATAGCTGAGGAGAAATCCTCAACTTTATCACCTTTGGTGGAGAAGATTGATGAGGAAGCAGGAAAGCTTGGAACCTTTTGGCCTGGTGAATGGCTTTCCGGTGATTTTCCTGAGGCTCGGATGTttaccctaaaatacaag ACTAATCTCACACAATGGTCTGGAGCTAGCTTGCCTCTTCAG GAAGTTAGCTCTATGCTGTTGGAGAAGCTTCTTGCTGCAGGAATTGGGAATCGACCTGTTGTTTTTGTTACTCACAG TATGGGTGGCCTGGTTGTGAAGCAGATTCTTCATAAAGCAAAGGAAGAAAGATTTGATAATCTCGTGAAAAATACAATAGGAATT ATTTTTTATAGCTGCCCACATTTTGGTAGCAAACTTGCAGATATGCCTTGGCGAATGGGCTTTGTTCTTCGTCCTGCTCCAACA ATAGGAGAGCTAagaagtggatcttcaagactGATAGAGCTTAATGACTATATTCGTCACCTTCATAAGAAAGGGTTGCTTGATGTCCTCAGCTTTTGTGAG ACCAAGGTAACTCCAATAGTTGAAGGTTATGGTGGATGGGCCTTTCGAACTGAAATTGTACCAATTGAGTCAGCATATCCTGGATTTGGGGAATTAGTT GTATTGGAGTCAACAGATCATATAAATTCTTGTAAACCAGTGAGCCGTTTAGACCCTTCTTATACGGAGACATTAAAGTTCTTGCAGAAATTAAAAGCATGTCATGCCTGA